CGCTATTGCGGCCTTTCGGCTCGGTGACGGTGTTGAACGGCCATATCCACCAGATACTGCAAAAGGTTGAGGGCCATGTGGCGTTTCACACGGCTCGTTCGCTGGCCTATCCTTTGCCTACGCCAGGACAGGCGGGCGTCGGCGAGCCGGGGCCGGTGACTGTGCCGGCGGGCGAGCTGGGCAAGCTGCTGGGCATCCGCCAGCTCAATATCGTGCCCGGAAGCGGCGAACTGGCGCTGGTGGATACGCCGCTGGATCATTGAAAAGGGGGATTCATGCTCAAGGCCGCTTGTTGGATGGCCGGCGCGCTGCTGATGGCGGCGCTGTCGGCCCAAGGGGCGGATGGCGGCCATACCGTCGCCATCAGCAAATTCGCGTTTCAGCCCAAGGAATTGACCGTCGCGCCCGGCGCCAAGGTGGTGTGGGTGAATCAGGACGAGACGCCGCACACCGTCACCAGCCGCAGCAAGGCTTTCGCTTCGAAGGCGCTGGATACCGACGACAAGTTCGAGCATGTGTTCGAAGCCGAAGGCGATTATCCCTATTACTGCGTGGTCCATCCCTTCATGGGCGGCGTCATTCATGTGCGCAAGCCCTAGCGGGCGGGCGTAGCCTCCGCCTGGCGGTCCAAGCGCTTGCCATGCGCCAGTTCGGCGGCGATTTCGCAGGAGCGCAGGCGGTCGGAGATGCTGTGGCAATCAGTGGACAGCATGATCTCATCCACGCCAGTGCGCTCGACGAAACGCTCCAGCGCGGCGCGCACTTGTTGCGGGCCGCCGATAATGGCCTCGCCCAGCCATTCATTGCGGACGGTGAACTCCTCGCGGGGCGTCCACAAGCCAGCCATGCTTTCCACCGGCGGCTTGAGCGGCAGCCGCTGGCCGCGGATCAAGGCCAGGAATTTCTGCATCGGCGTGGTGGCTAGCTGCTGCGCCCTCTCATCGCTGTCGGCGGCGATCAAGGGAATGCAGGCGATGGCGTAGGGCCGCTCCAGCACGGCGGAAGGCTGGAAGCGGTGGCGATACAACTGCAGCGCCTCGTCCAGATGCGTCGGCGCGAAGTGCGCGGCAAAGGCGAAGGGCAGGCCCAATTGCGCGGCCAGCTGCGCGCTGAACAGGCTGGAGCCCAGCAGCCACACCGGCACTTCGGTGCCGCCGCCGGGGATGGCGCGCACCGCTTGGCCTGGCTGTTCCGGGGCCAGGTAGCCGCGCAGCTCGCCTACTTGCTGCGGAAAGTCGTCGCCGTTCATCCGGTCGCGGCGCAGCGCGCGAGCGGTCAGCGGGTCGGTGCCGGGCGCGCGGCCCAGGCCCAGATCTATCCGGCCGGGAAACAGGGTGGCCAGGGTGCCGAACTGTTCCGCCACCACCAAGGGCGCGTGGTTGGGCAGCATGATGCCGCCGGAACCCACGCGTATGTTTCGAGTGTGGGCGGCGATGTGGCCGATCAGCACCGCGGTGGCGGAGCTGGCCACGCCGGGCATATTGTGATGCTCGGCCACCCAGAAGCGGGTGAAACCCAGTTTTTCGACGTGTTGGGCCAGCTGCACGCTGTGGCTCAGCGCTTGGGCGGCGTCGCCGCCTTCCACGATGGGCGCCAGGTCCAGCATGGACAATTTGATCTGGGAAAGCGGGCTCATGCGCGCTCCGATTAAGAATAAAGTGCCGTCCATTATCGATCCGGCTTATCTCATCTGCCAGCCCGTTCGCTTGAACGGATTGTTAAGAAAAACGCTACGCCGTTTCCATCGCCGCCAGGGTCTTGAACAGGATGGCCGTCGCTTCGGCGACGCTGCCATCCGGACGCAGCGCAAAGCCGGGGATGCGTCCGGCAGGCTGGTAATCCAGGGATAAATATAAGGGCTCAGCCTTGTCGCCGCTGGCGGTGTCCAGCGTCAGCAGCGTGCGTTTTCTGCGTCTAGCCTGTTCTTCGATCTCGCGCATCAGCGCGCGGGCGATGCCTTGGCGGCGGTGGTCGGGATGCACCAAAAGCTTGCATACCTCGGCGCGGTGCGGTTGATTGGGCGGCGTGTCGCAATCCAGCTGCGCGCTGCCGGCCAGCTCGCCATCCACTATGGCGGCCAGCAGCACGCGGTGGCCGCTGGCGACGCCGGGCAAGGCTTTGTCGCGCCAGAAGGCGGCGGCCTGTTCTAAGGTAAACGGCAGCACGAAATGGATGCTGGCGCCGTCCAGCACGCAATCGTGCAGCAGTTCGGCCAGCTCCGGCAGCCAGGATTCGGCGGCGGCGGCGTCGAGCGAGAGTATTTCCAGTCGCATCATCTTGTTCCTCTATCTTTGTCGCTTGGCGATGCCGAATGAGCAAGCAAGAAACAGGCCCGGATTTCCGGGCCTGTCGCCGTGCGCATGCCGGCGCTGCCGGGATCAAGGATCCGGCGGCCTGGACAGCGGCTGTGCGTCCGGGATGTCCGGCGCGCCGCGCTGAACTTCCATCTTGGCTATCACCGGAGCGGCTTCCGGCCGCCAGCTGTTGCCGCCTTTCTTCACCGGCGGCAGGGCCGGGCGCGAAGGCGGCCGCCAGGGCTGGGCGGGCGTGGCCTGATGGACGATGGGCCGGGTCGGCAAAATGGCGGCCGGCTGCTTGGCGATAGCCGGCGAGGGCGCCTGCGCCGGCCATAGCCGCCAGGCCGCGCCGCCGGCCGCCGCCGCCGCGGTCAATAGCAGGGCGGCAGCCCAGGCGCGGCGCGGGGTCACCAGCTCACCTGGTCGTTCAGGTTGAGGCTGCCGCTGGCCGGCGTCTGCAGGCTGTGGTTGCCGGACAGGTTTTCCCAAGTCACGCTGCCGTCGGCGTTCTTGCGGTAGTACTTGTAGGCGATCTGTTGGCCGGCCGGCAGGTTGACGCCGTTTTGCCACGCTGGATAGGCGGCCGCGTCCAGCGGAAGACCGAGGTCGGTGTTCCAGTTGCCCAGCGCGCGCGCGTTGCCGGTGATGTAGAGCTGCTGGCCCCATTGCGTGCTGGCCGTCACGTTGATGCCGACCGGCGCTTCGCCGGCGTTAGGCGCGGCGCGACAGTTGTTGTAGCGCGCGCACACCACTTGCGGGATGTCGACCACCTTGCCGGCGTTGATCGAGGCCAGCAGGCTGATGTATTCGCCCATCGCCCAGTTCAGCGGCGCCATAGACTTGGTCGGCATGCCGGGCAGGTAGCCGGCCGGCGTGGTCACCGCCCAGCCATCCGGCAGCGTCGCGCTATTGGACCATACCTGCTCAGGCAGCATGCCTTCCGGCGTGGCCAGCAGCTTCAGCGTGGCGAAGTAGGGCTGGCCGGCGGCGGCGCTGCCCTGGCGGGCGATCTCGTACATGCCGCGTTCGGCGGTGAAGATCGGCCATAGCCGGCCGGCGCCGCTGCCGTTGAAATCGCTGCCGTCGTTGTGTTCGCCGTAGCCGTCGAAGTTGTAGCGGAACCAGGCGTTGACCGGCAGGGCGGGCGCGCCGGGCAGCGCCAGTTTCTGCCCCAGCACGCTGTCGAACACATTGATGGTGTTGACGATGGTGGGATCGTTGGCGCGCTTGACGCCCATGCGCACCAGCTCCAGGAAGCCGCCGTCCACCACGCGGCGGGCATCGTGGCTGCCGCCGCCATTCTTGATGGTCAGCGTTTGCGGCGTGTCCGGCCCGGCGGATGGGGCGAAGCTGGCGCGGTCTGTGCCGGAGCCGGCGCGGCTGGCCGGGTTGATGCGGACATAGTAGCTGCCATTGCCGAAGCTGCCGCTGCTGGTGTAGGTCCAGGCGGCGACGCTTTGCTGCCAGTAGTCCGCCGCGGCGAGATAACGGCCGGCGCTGGCGTCGTCGCCATTATTGCGGGCGATGTCGGCGGCGGCCACCAGGCCGGCGATCTCGGCGGCTATGGTGGACGGCGAGTAGCCTGAATTTTCCTCCCAGCGCTCTTGGTAGCTCCACGGGCCGGTGGAGACGATGTAATCGGCGGTCAGCTTGATCTTGGGCCACAGCGGATTGGATACGGCTGAACCCAGCCGCCAGGCCAGCAGAATGGGCATGGCTTGCTCGTCCATCTGCGTGCCTTGCCAGTACGGCCAGCCGCTGACCCAGGCGTTTTGCGGGAAGCGGCCGATGCGGCTGTAGCCGGCCGCGCAGCCGGCGGCGTTGTATTCCGCTGTGCCGCAATTGCTGTTTTGCTGCAGGGTATTGAACAGGTAGCCCACCACGCTGGCGGCGGTGGATTTGTCGCCGGCGGTGGTCAATGCGTTGGCGAACTTGAACAGGTCGCGCGGCCATACCAGGTGGTAGCCGCCCTGGTTGGCGTCGCCCTGGGTCTCGCCCCACGGCGTGCCTATGCCGGCGATCATCGCGCCGTTGCTCTTGTCCTGCATGGTCTTCAGCGTCATTGCCGCCAGATAGTAGCGGTCGTCGGCCAGGCCGCCCTGGGTAGACAGGCCGGCGGCGTAGGCATGCCAGGCGTTGTCGTACTGCTGCTGCGCGGCGCTCAGGTCCGATCCCAGCGAGGCGGCGGCGCTACCCACCGCGTCGGCCTGGCTGGCGCCGAAGCCTAAAGCCACGTCGAAGGACACGCTGGTGGCGGTCGGGTCGCCCAGGTCCAGCCAGCCGGTTTGCGCCACATTGCCATTGGTGGCGGAGCTGTAAGCCCAGTTCATGGTGTTGTCGCCGCTGCCTATCAAGTCAGTCCAGCCGTCGCTCTGGCCGACGAAGCCGTTGGACAGCATGGGCTGGCCGTTGACCACTTTCCACGGCTGGCTGGCCATCAGCGCCGAGGCGCGGCTGTTGTGGCTGGCGGTCAGCGCGTAACCGCCAGCGGCGGCCACGGTTTGCGCGCTGTTGCCGCTGCCGGCGTTGTCCAGATAGGGCTTGAACAGCACGTAGAGATTAAAGTCGCCGACGGTATGGCCGTTCAGCGCGGTGAAGGTGACGCGCTGGATCAGCGTGTCGTGATTGGGGTCGGCGAAGATGCGTTTGCTGATCTGCCAGTTGTGGCCGGCGTTGCCGGTGCTGGCGATCCAGCTCATGGTGCGCGTGTCGGTTTGCCCGGCGGAGTAGGCCTGGCGTTTCTCCTCGTCGACGAAGGTCTTGCCGGCGTCGCCGACCAGAAACTGCAAGTCCACCGATTCCGGCGTGTCCAGCACCGGGTAGTACACCTCGGATACGACGCCGCGGTAACCGGTGAAGTAGACCTTGGACGGGCTGCCGACGGCGGTGCCGAGAAAGGACTTGGCGGCGGGGCCGCGAACCGGGGTGTCGCCGGGGCTGCCGAAAGCTTCATCGGCATGCGACAGCGGGCTGAACAGGCTGGCGATCAAAAGGCCCAGCAGGGTAGGGCGCGTCAGGGTTGGGCAGGGCATGGTGTAGTCTCCGTTTGTAGTGGCGCTGCGTTTGACGGTCGTGTTTTACTCGCCGCCAATGTAGTTTTGCTACTAGTTATATCAAACAAATATCGAATGGCATGCTGGTATTCGAGTAGAAATTGAGGGTGTTGACGTCGAATAAGGCTTTCTGCCGCAAGTGGTGAGCGGGTGGTTGTAACTAAAAGACAACAGAACCGCCTTGGTTTGAGTAGTTTTCTGACATTGAACCAATAAAGATGTATTATTTTTACATCTTTAAGGCCGTCAGAGATTTCCGTCATGAGTCAGTCGAGGACTGGTTCGGAAGCGAGGCCTGTGCTCCCGGCGTCCCTACCTATGGGGTGAGACGGGGCTGGCTGGAGTCAGCTGGTGGTTTTTTTAGAGCTATAAAAATGTATTTTATAAACATCTTTAGGAGCCATCATGCTGAGCGAACAAACCCGTTCCCTGGTTAAAGCCACCGTACCCGTGCTGCAACAGCATGGCGTGACCTTGACCAGCCACTTTTATCGCCGCATGTTTCAGCACAACCCCGAGTTGAAGCATCTGTTCAATCAGGGACACCAGCATGCCGGCCAGCAACAGCAGGCATTGGCGATGGCGGTGTTGGCCTATGCCCAGCACATCGATGATCCGTCGCCGCTGCTGCCGGTATTGACCCGCGTGGCGAACAAGCATGTCAGCCTGGGCATTCGCGCCGAACATTACCCGATAGTCGGCAAGCACTTGCTGGCCTCCATTCGCGAGGTGCTGGGCGAAGCGACCGGCGATGATCTGATCCAGGCCTGGGCCGAGGCTTACGGTTTGCTGGCCGATACGCTAATCGGCATCGAAAACGACATGTACCGAGACAGCACAAACGCCGACGGCGGCTGGAGCGGCTGGCGTCCGTTCCGGGTGGTCAGGAAGGAGATGGAAAGCGAGGAAATCGCCTCTTTCTATCTGCAGCCCAGCGATGGCGGCGCCCTGCCGGGCTTCCGGCCGGGCCAGTATGTGTCGGTGCGCCGCTTCGTCGGCGAATGGGGTTTGAGTCAACCCCGGCAGTACAGCCTGTCCGATGCGCCCAATGGCGAGTACCTGCGCATTTCGGTGAAGCGCGAGGATGCTGCGGTGGGCAAGCCGGCGGGGAAGATGTCCAATCTGCTGCACCGCGAAGCCGAGGTGGGCGACGTGCTGGAGTTGAGCGCGCCGCAGGGCGATTTCTTCTTGCATGAAGACCGCGACACGCCGGTGGTGCTGATCAGCGCCGGCGTGGGGCAGACGCCGATGCAGTCCATGCTGGGCAAGCTGCTGCGGGGCAGCCGCCAAGTTCGTTTCCTGCATGCCGCTCGCCATGGCGGCGTTCACGCCATGGGCCGCCAAGTTCGACAGTTGGCCGAGCGTCATCCGCAACTGCAAGTGCATGTCAGTTATGAAATGCCGCGCAGCCAGGACGTGGCCGGCGTCGATTATCAGGCCCCGGGGCGCTTGGCTTTGGATCAGGTGAAGGAAATCGCCTTGCTGCCGGATGCCGATTACTACTTGTGCGGCCCCTTGGGCTTCATGCTGGAGCAGCGTGATTGCCTGAAGCGGCTGGGCGTGCCAGCCGGGCGCATCCACTATGAAGTGTTCGGCTCCAACCCCTTGGCCGACTAAGGGGGGATGATTGAGGCGGCGGCGCATCCGCGTTATGCTCCGCCGATCCTTTCTCTAGGCAGGCGCTACGATGCAACTGACCCGTTTCACCGACATCGGCCTCAGGGTGTTGATGTATCTGACTGCGCTGGCGCCGGGCCAGTTGGCCACCATTCCGGAAATCGCCGAGCGCTTCGAAATCTCG
The Chromobacterium sp. IIBBL 290-4 DNA segment above includes these coding regions:
- a CDS encoding cupredoxin family copper-binding protein produces the protein MLKAACWMAGALLMAALSAQGADGGHTVAISKFAFQPKELTVAPGAKVVWVNQDETPHTVTSRSKAFASKALDTDDKFEHVFEAEGDYPYYCVVHPFMGGVIHVRKP
- a CDS encoding LLM class flavin-dependent oxidoreductase, which produces MSPLSQIKLSMLDLAPIVEGGDAAQALSHSVQLAQHVEKLGFTRFWVAEHHNMPGVASSATAVLIGHIAAHTRNIRVGSGGIMLPNHAPLVVAEQFGTLATLFPGRIDLGLGRAPGTDPLTARALRRDRMNGDDFPQQVGELRGYLAPEQPGQAVRAIPGGGTEVPVWLLGSSLFSAQLAAQLGLPFAFAAHFAPTHLDEALQLYRHRFQPSAVLERPYAIACIPLIAADSDERAQQLATTPMQKFLALIRGQRLPLKPPVESMAGLWTPREEFTVRNEWLGEAIIGGPQQVRAALERFVERTGVDEIMLSTDCHSISDRLRSCEIAAELAHGKRLDRQAEATPAR
- a CDS encoding GNAT family N-acetyltransferase, with product MMRLEILSLDAAAAESWLPELAELLHDCVLDGASIHFVLPFTLEQAAAFWRDKALPGVASGHRVLLAAIVDGELAGSAQLDCDTPPNQPHRAEVCKLLVHPDHRRQGIARALMREIEEQARRRKRTLLTLDTASGDKAEPLYLSLDYQPAGRIPGFALRPDGSVAEATAILFKTLAAMETA
- a CDS encoding glycoside hydrolase family 15 protein, translating into MPCPTLTRPTLLGLLIASLFSPLSHADEAFGSPGDTPVRGPAAKSFLGTAVGSPSKVYFTGYRGVVSEVYYPVLDTPESVDLQFLVGDAGKTFVDEEKRQAYSAGQTDTRTMSWIASTGNAGHNWQISKRIFADPNHDTLIQRVTFTALNGHTVGDFNLYVLFKPYLDNAGSGNSAQTVAAAGGYALTASHNSRASALMASQPWKVVNGQPMLSNGFVGQSDGWTDLIGSGDNTMNWAYSSATNGNVAQTGWLDLGDPTATSVSFDVALGFGASQADAVGSAAASLGSDLSAAQQQYDNAWHAYAAGLSTQGGLADDRYYLAAMTLKTMQDKSNGAMIAGIGTPWGETQGDANQGGYHLVWPRDLFKFANALTTAGDKSTAASVVGYLFNTLQQNSNCGTAEYNAAGCAAGYSRIGRFPQNAWVSGWPYWQGTQMDEQAMPILLAWRLGSAVSNPLWPKIKLTADYIVSTGPWSYQERWEENSGYSPSTIAAEIAGLVAAADIARNNGDDASAGRYLAAADYWQQSVAAWTYTSSGSFGNGSYYVRINPASRAGSGTDRASFAPSAGPDTPQTLTIKNGGGSHDARRVVDGGFLELVRMGVKRANDPTIVNTINVFDSVLGQKLALPGAPALPVNAWFRYNFDGYGEHNDGSDFNGSGAGRLWPIFTAERGMYEIARQGSAAAGQPYFATLKLLATPEGMLPEQVWSNSATLPDGWAVTTPAGYLPGMPTKSMAPLNWAMGEYISLLASINAGKVVDIPQVVCARYNNCRAAPNAGEAPVGINVTASTQWGQQLYITGNARALGNWNTDLGLPLDAAAYPAWQNGVNLPAGQQIAYKYYRKNADGSVTWENLSGNHSLQTPASGSLNLNDQVSW
- the hmpA gene encoding NO-inducible flavohemoprotein; protein product: MLSEQTRSLVKATVPVLQQHGVTLTSHFYRRMFQHNPELKHLFNQGHQHAGQQQQALAMAVLAYAQHIDDPSPLLPVLTRVANKHVSLGIRAEHYPIVGKHLLASIREVLGEATGDDLIQAWAEAYGLLADTLIGIENDMYRDSTNADGGWSGWRPFRVVRKEMESEEIASFYLQPSDGGALPGFRPGQYVSVRRFVGEWGLSQPRQYSLSDAPNGEYLRISVKREDAAVGKPAGKMSNLLHREAEVGDVLELSAPQGDFFLHEDRDTPVVLISAGVGQTPMQSMLGKLLRGSRQVRFLHAARHGGVHAMGRQVRQLAERHPQLQVHVSYEMPRSQDVAGVDYQAPGRLALDQVKEIALLPDADYYLCGPLGFMLEQRDCLKRLGVPAGRIHYEVFGSNPLAD